Proteins encoded within one genomic window of Sphaerotilus montanus:
- a CDS encoding IS1595 family transposase, protein MPMNRIQFQQGMSLPEFMASFGTEEQCAEAVKQARWPQGFECPRCGSAAHYVVGHGARKLFQCNGCRHQTSLTAGSLFASTKLPLKTWFLAIYLLSQAKTGLSALALKRQVGVSYPTAWLMHQKIMHAMAERVDQYRLDGTVQLDDAYLGGERSGGKAGRGSENKVPFVAAVSVDDQGHPQYVKLAPVSGFTLEAVGQWAQAALMPGTRVVSDGLGCFAAVTSAGCLHTPIVVGQRKPRELPEFTWVNTVLGNLKTTLSGAFHAFKYPKYASSYLAAFAYRFNRRFDLRGLVARLIIDVARCKPRAQRVVRGNAEDRC, encoded by the coding sequence GGCGCGCTGGCCGCAGGGCTTCGAGTGCCCGCGCTGCGGCAGTGCGGCGCACTACGTGGTGGGCCACGGGGCGCGCAAGCTGTTCCAGTGCAACGGCTGCCGCCACCAGACATCGCTGACCGCGGGCAGCCTGTTCGCCAGCACCAAGCTGCCACTGAAGACGTGGTTCCTGGCGATCTACCTGCTCAGCCAGGCCAAGACGGGACTGTCGGCGCTGGCGCTCAAGCGGCAGGTGGGCGTGAGCTACCCGACGGCGTGGCTGATGCACCAGAAGATCATGCACGCGATGGCCGAGCGGGTGGACCAGTACCGACTCGACGGCACGGTGCAGCTCGACGATGCCTACCTTGGCGGAGAGCGCAGCGGCGGCAAGGCGGGCCGGGGTTCGGAGAACAAGGTGCCGTTCGTGGCGGCGGTCTCGGTCGATGACCAGGGGCATCCGCAGTACGTCAAGCTCGCGCCGGTGAGCGGCTTCACGCTGGAGGCGGTGGGCCAGTGGGCGCAGGCGGCGCTGATGCCGGGAACGCGGGTGGTCAGCGACGGGCTGGGGTGCTTCGCCGCGGTCACCAGCGCGGGCTGCCTGCACACGCCGATCGTGGTGGGCCAGCGCAAGCCGCGCGAGCTGCCCGAGTTCACCTGGGTCAACACGGTGCTGGGCAACCTGAAGACGACGTTGTCGGGTGCGTTCCATGCGTTCAAGTACCCCAAGTACGCCAGCAGCTATCTGGCAGCGTTCGCCTACCGCTTCAACCGCCGGTTCGACCTGCGCGGGCTGGTGGCTCGGCTCATCATCGATGTCGCGCGGTGCAAGCCTCGGGCTCAGCGGGTCGTTCGGGGGAATGCTGAGGATCGTTGCTAA
- a CDS encoding RNA-binding domain-containing protein: protein MLPNVLLLLLHQGENSGVVFSRDDIHAEQLAREVVALANFQGGRVIVGVEDDGQVSGIQRPDLERWVMDTVFGRFIHPQLLPYYEEITLDNGQRVAVITVLTGTAKPYVLRHNQREDIYVRVGSTSQLATREQQAALFASGGLLHAEVLPVSGSGLADLDRARLTDYLGRVLDDEVPATDDDWHSRLCGLGFMTERADGPPVCTIAGTVLFAHRPRRLLRQAGVRWMAFAGNDLDYQALDDTVLDGPLVGLWSRSAQGQVFRAQPGLIEQLLERATPFLSTESSELAENLRRERHWHYPPDALREALLNALVHRDWTRPGEVELVRFGDRLTLTSPGAMQNSMTVAKMLAGQRSARNPILVEVMRDYGYVEARGMGVRRKIVPQVRTLAGRDAEFEATQDHVRLTLPAAAVPR from the coding sequence ATGCTCCCGAACGTACTCCTGCTTCTGCTGCACCAAGGCGAGAACTCCGGCGTCGTATTCAGCCGCGATGACATTCACGCCGAGCAACTGGCCCGCGAGGTGGTGGCACTGGCCAACTTCCAGGGCGGGCGGGTGATCGTCGGGGTCGAGGACGACGGCCAGGTCAGCGGCATTCAGCGGCCCGACCTCGAACGCTGGGTCATGGACACCGTGTTCGGCCGCTTCATCCACCCGCAACTGTTGCCGTACTACGAGGAAATCACGCTCGACAACGGCCAGCGCGTGGCCGTCATCACCGTGCTGACCGGCACCGCCAAGCCCTATGTGCTCCGCCACAACCAGCGCGAAGACATCTACGTGCGCGTCGGCAGCACCTCGCAACTGGCGACACGGGAACAGCAGGCCGCCCTGTTCGCTTCGGGCGGGTTGCTGCATGCCGAGGTGTTGCCCGTGTCCGGCTCCGGTCTGGCCGATCTGGACCGGGCCCGGCTGACGGACTACCTCGGCCGCGTGCTCGACGACGAGGTGCCCGCGACGGACGACGACTGGCACAGCCGGCTCTGCGGCCTGGGGTTCATGACGGAACGGGCGGACGGCCCGCCGGTCTGCACCATCGCCGGCACGGTGCTGTTCGCGCACCGACCGCGCCGGCTGCTGCGTCAAGCGGGGGTGCGTTGGATGGCGTTCGCGGGGAACGACCTGGACTATCAGGCACTGGATGACACCGTGCTTGATGGCCCGCTGGTTGGCCTGTGGTCCCGATCGGCACAGGGGCAGGTGTTCCGCGCACAGCCCGGTCTGATAGAGCAACTGCTGGAGCGCGCTACGCCGTTCCTTTCAACGGAGTCGTCTGAACTCGCCGAAAACCTGCGCCGGGAACGCCACTGGCACTACCCGCCCGACGCCCTGCGGGAGGCGCTGCTCAATGCCTTGGTCCACCGCGACTGGACGCGCCCCGGCGAGGTCGAACTGGTCCGTTTCGGCGACCGGCTGACCCTCACCAGCCCCGGCGCCATGCAGAACTCGATGACCGTGGCCAAGATGCTGGCCGGCCAGCGCTCAGCCCGAAACCCGATCCTCGTCGAGGTGATGCGCGACTACGGGTATGTCGAGGCCCGGGGCATGGGCGTGCGGCGCAAGATCGTGCCGCAGGTGCGGACGCTGGCCGGACGGGACGCGGAATTCGAGGCGACGCAGGACCATGTGCGGCTGACACTGCCGGCAGCCGCGGTCCCTCGGTGA
- a CDS encoding ABC transporter ATP-binding protein: protein MLEIDNLHAYYGKSHVLHGVSLRIEPGEIVALLGRNGSGRSTTVKTVMGLVDGHGSVRWKGEELLGRKAYEIAHRGIGYVPENRDIFPKLTVHQNLMLGQKVSGKSGRWSFDDMYGMFPRLKERQHTEAGVLSGGEQQMLTLCRTLMGDPDLIMIDEPTEGLAPKIVELVGEYLRELQRRGISVLLVEQKLTIALEVSQRCLLMGHGRIVFEGTPAELKANAYIRKEWLEV, encoded by the coding sequence ATGCTCGAAATCGACAACCTCCACGCCTATTACGGCAAGAGCCACGTCCTGCACGGCGTGTCGCTGCGCATCGAACCCGGCGAGATCGTCGCGCTGCTCGGCCGCAACGGCTCGGGGCGCTCGACCACGGTCAAGACGGTCATGGGCCTGGTGGACGGACACGGCTCGGTGCGCTGGAAGGGCGAGGAACTCCTGGGGCGCAAGGCCTACGAGATCGCCCACCGCGGCATCGGCTACGTGCCCGAGAACCGCGACATCTTCCCCAAGCTCACGGTGCACCAGAACCTGATGCTGGGGCAGAAGGTCAGCGGGAAATCGGGGCGCTGGTCCTTCGACGACATGTACGGCATGTTCCCGCGCCTCAAGGAACGCCAGCACACCGAGGCCGGCGTGCTCTCGGGCGGCGAGCAGCAGATGCTCACGCTGTGCCGCACGCTGATGGGCGACCCGGACCTGATCATGATCGACGAGCCGACCGAAGGCCTCGCGCCGAAGATCGTCGAACTGGTGGGCGAGTACCTGCGGGAGCTGCAGCGGCGGGGGATCAGCGTGCTGCTGGTGGAGCAGAAACTGACGATCGCGCTGGAGGTGTCGCAGCGCTGCCTGCTGATGGGGCACGGGCGGATCGTGTTCGAGGGGACGCCGGCGGAGCTGAAGGCGAATGCCTATATTCGCAAGGAGTGGCTGGAGGTTTGA